The proteins below are encoded in one region of Juglans microcarpa x Juglans regia isolate MS1-56 chromosome 4D, Jm3101_v1.0, whole genome shotgun sequence:
- the LOC121260308 gene encoding protein FAR1-RELATED SEQUENCE 5-like has product MEKGEECTSTRRSLFFSESSNYMDPPNVRDDEVVIDNHGVMLGNDDDDVVLEPTLGNNDDGVSEPTSGNDDDGVSEPTPGNDEDGISEPTPEIFFKTKKELIYYYKQYGRQAGFGIMTQRSKSEDDGSVRYITLGCARGGKARKRITNISKPRPTTKTDCKARINAVLADGVLRITTVCNAHNHGLSPQKARFFRCNRAIDDSVKRQLDINDKAGIGMAKSFNVLVVEAGGFEKLPFIEKDARNYIDKARHLRLGKGGADALRGYFERMQYKNDGFYSSMDLDDNGRLKNVFWADARSRAAYDYFGDVVTFDTTYLTNRYGMPFAPFVGVNHHGQSILLGAGLISSENTETCVWLFDTWLKCMDGRAPKAIITDQDRAMKNAIAIVFPNTRHRYCLWHIMRKLPEKLGSHTEFKCGLKSALQRCVYDSQTSDEFEKSWEVFINTYNLKENAWLQSLYSERMYWVPVYLKNTFWAGMSTTQRSESMNAFFDGYVHSGTILKEFVDQFDNALRKKVENEMAADFHSFNCTVPCINHLPVEKKFQAVYTNSKFKEVQSEVMGIIYSHCVVIKTEGAITTYQVNDQRVVEDGIKKSTLQAYFNEDECEAKCMCGLFEMRGIICRHILSIFAARDVQVLPEKYIMERWRKDIKRRYALIRSSYDDLSGKPAASRYSGLIKLCFQVATNACESEDNSLDMTQKLKAMNEIYTKSKPQATVASTHASIDAETGSSKKVLSPHVVRGKGRPPSKRRQPTIEKLQTKNKKASGKRQRNNVWKI; this is encoded by the coding sequence ATGGAGAAAGGGGAAGAATGCACATCTACTAGGCGATCACTGTTTTTTTCCGAAAGCAGTAATTATATGGATCCCCCAAATGTGAGAGATGATGAGGTAGTGATTGATAATCATGGTGTAATGCTggggaatgatgatgatgatgtggtttTAGAGCCAACGCTAGGAAATAATGATGATGGAGTTTCAGAGCCAACGTcgggaaatgatgatgatggggtttCGGAACCAACACCGGGAAATGATGAAGATGGGATTTCAGAGCCAACGCcggagatattttttaaaactaagaaAGAACTCATTTACTACTACAAGCAATATGGGAGACAGGCTGGATTTGGCATAATGACCCAAAGAAGTAAAAGTGAAGATGATGGGAGTGTTAGATATATAACACTTGGGTGTGCTCGTGGTGGTAAGGCAAGGAAACGTATTACCAACATTTCTAAACCACGCCCGACAACAAAGACTGATTGTAAGGCGAGAATTAATGCAGTTTTGGCTGATGGTGTCTTACGTATAACGACTGTTTGCAATGCACATAACCATGGGTTAAGTCCACAAAAGGCAAGATTTTTTAGATGTAATCGAGCAATTGATGATTCTGTGAAGAGGCAGTTAGATATTAACGACAAGGCAGGCATAGGTATGGCCAAAAGTTTTAACGTATTGGTTGTCGAGGCTGGTGGTTTTGAGAAACTTCCATTTATTGAAAAAGATGCAAGAAATTATATAGACAAGGCTCGCCACCTTAGACTTGGCAAAGGAGGTGCTGATGCACTTCGTGGTTATTTTGAGAGGATGCAGTATAAGAATGATGGGTTTTACTCATCGATGGATTTGGATGATAATGGTCgattaaaaaatgtcttttgggcCGATGCACGCAGCAGAGCAGCAtatgattattttggagatgttgtgacatttgatacaacatacCTAACAAATAGATATGGCATGCCATTTGCTCCGTTTGTTGGTGTTAACCACCATGGACAGTCAATACTTTTGGGAGCAGGCTTGATATCAAGTGAAAATACTGAAACATGTGTTTGGTTATTTGACACTTGGTTGAAATGTATGGATGGGAGGGCGCCAAAAGCTATCATCACTGATCAAGACAGGgccatgaaaaatgctattgcAATAGTCTTTCCAAATACCCGGCATAGATACTGTTTGTGGCACATAATGAGAAAACTACCAGAGAAGTTGGGCTCACATACTGAATTTAAGTGTGGGTTGAAAAGTGCATTGCAGAGATGTGTTTATGATTCTCAGACTTCTGACGAGTTTGAGAAGTCTTGGGAGGTTTTTATTAACACTtacaatttgaaggaaaatgcaTGGCTTCAAAGTCTCTATAGTGAGCGAATGTATTGGGTTCCCgtatatttgaaaaatacattttgggcTGGGATGAGCACAACTCAGAGgagtgagagcatgaatgcctTTTTTGATGGATATGTTCATTCAGGGACTATATTGAAAGAATTCGTTGATCAATTCGACAATGCACTGAGGAAGAAAGTAGAAAATGAGATGGCAGCGGATTTCCACTCATTCAATTGCACAGTCccttgtataaatcatttacCCGTGGAGAAAAAATTCCAAGCAGTGTACAcgaattctaaatttaaggaaGTGCAGTCAGAAGTAATGGGAATTATCTACTCTCATTGTGTTGTCATAAAAACAGAAGGGGCAATTACCACGTATCAAGTTAATGACCAAAGGGTAGTTGAAGACGGCATCAAGAAGTCAACTTTGCAGGCGTACTTCAATGAAGATGAGTGTGAGGCAAAGTGCATGTGTGGACtatttgagatgagagggattATATGTAGGCACATTCTCTCAATTTTTGCTGCAAGGGATGTCCAAGTGTTGCCAGAAAAATACATTATGGAGAGGTGGAGGAAGGACATTAAACGTAGATATGCTCTCATTCGAAGCAGTTACGATGACTTGAGTGGTAAACCAGCTGCTAGTCGGTACTCTGgtttgataaaattatgtttcCAAGTAGCTACAAATGCATGTGAAAGCGAAGATAATTCTTTGGACATGACACAAAAGCTAAAGGCGATGAATGAAATTTACACTAAATCGAAGCCTCAAGCCACAGTTGCAAGCACTCATGCTTCCATTGATGCCGAAACTGGAAGTTCGAAGAAAGTGTTGAGCCCTCATGTTGTCAGAGGCAAAGGCAGGCCGCCATCAAAGAGGAGACAACCTACAATAGAGAAGttacaaaccaaaaataaaaaggctaGTGGCAAGCGACAAAGAAATAATGTATGgaagatttaa
- the LOC121260309 gene encoding probable calcium-binding protein CML43: MYVNKQVQIKVFTKEVIGNRQSMVQKAFHPLVEKAFLPSMSNITGITDACSRLIGDRVLHAFGSSRASSAATHLGEDHHGCKQQNARKVDDTMVRALITVFGMKNNGRIKKENARRVVEMLGLIYSTPPSEEDKSGFELPGEGVLDDDNEVPIEEEVLGGFEDASKQAAKHLELLREAFKIFDEDGDGYIEAVELKRVLECLGLDEGLDMDQIEKMVRIVDSNLDGKVDFSGFELMMK, from the exons ATGTATGTAAATAAACAAGTGCAGATCAAGGTTTTTACCAAGGAGGTCATCGGCAATCGGCAGTCGATGGTGCAGAAGGCATTCCATCCGTTGGTGGAGAAGGCGTTTCTTCCGTCGATG TCTAACATAACGGGAATAACCGATGCATGCTCAAGACTGATTGGAGACCGCGTGTTGCATGCATTTGGAAGTTCAAGAGCAAGCTCAGCGGCAACTCACCTTGGTGAGGACCATCATGGTTGCAAGCAACAGAATGCGCGCAAGGTTGATGACACAATGGTCCGAGCTCTAATCACCGTGTTCGGAATGAAAAACAATGGAAGAATCAAGAAGGAGAATGCGCGGCGAGTGGTGGAGATGCTTGGCTTGATATATAGTACTCCTCCTTCCGAGGAAGACAAATCTGGCTTTGAGCTACCTGGCGAAGGTGTTCTAGACGACGACAATGAAGTGCCCATAGAGGAGGAGGTGCTTGGCGGCTTCGAGGATGCGTCGAAGCAAGCCGCCAAGCACCTCGAGTTACTGCGTGAAGCCTTCAAGATTTTCGACGAGGATGGTGATGGATATATAGAGGCAGTGGAGTTGAAGAGGGTGCTGGagtgcttgggattggacgagGGGTTGGATATGGATCAGATCGAGAAGATGGTGAGAATTGTGGATTCGAACTTGGACGGGAAGGTTGATTTCAGTGGGTTCGAATTAATGATGAAGTGA